The window TGAGCATGTGATCCGTCGCATGAAGATCTTCCGCGTGCTGAAGGGCGTGTACCGACATCGACGGCGTCGGTTTGCGCTCCGGGTTCAGCTCATCGCCGCGCTGTGCAACCTCACCCAAGCCTGCCCACCATGACTTTCGCAAGAGGTCTACTGATGCCCCGGTAGAGCTCAGGAGTTGCACCTCGCATAGTGGAGTGAATAGCCGTGCTGGGCGAGGAAATCTACGTTTTTGCCGAAGGTCTTGAGCAAACGGTTTAAGTAGACAAGCGGCATCACCATGATCACGGCCAGCGCAGCGCATGCTTCCAGGGTCATGCCGGCCTCTCGGTGGAGGATGGCCAGCGTCCAGGCCAGAAACACCAGCAACACCCAACGGTCCAGTCCCACTTCAGTTCGCAACGCGAACTGCGCCAACCCAAACTGGTGTTTGCCCTCCTTGAAAAAGGATTCCTCATTCCAGCGCGCCTTGCCTTCTGCAACGACCTCATCACCTTCCATCAGCTCCGAAGAGATGGCATGAAACGTCCGGTCCCCACGCTGGATGCGACCCAGGACCACCATGTCGTAGGGCCAGTTTTTCAGCTCGAGATAGCCCCCATGTGGACAGTCCGCCACGGTGACTTCACCGGGATGCATCGTCCGCCGGGTTGAGCGCACCCCCACCACGAATTCAAAGCCAAGTTGCCGGACCTCATCCAGAAAGACCGCGGCTTCAAATCCGCTGTCCGCGAGGACACGGATGCGGAATCGACGCCGGGTCGCCTTGGGGACTGTCTGGAGCAGGTGTCGTGCCAGGGTCACGGGCGTCGCCGTCCCTTTTCCCTTGTACACCCGGTAACCGACCGGGAACTTCACGGCGCCGTATTCGGCAAACAACACCACCAGGTGAATGCCGTGAACGTCGTTGTACACTCGGACAAAGGGCAGCGTGCTGCCCTTCTTTTCGATGCTGGTCAGATCGACACTCAGTCGCAAAAGTGGCCGATGTTTGCCCTTGGCGGCCAGGTGCAGCGCGTCCCACTGGGCTTGCTGCAGAATGGTCCAGGCCTGGCTGGTATCCCAGGTGTATTCGTTCAGCAGTCGGCTCAGCGCACTCTTGCTGACCAGCTCAGCCCGGTGCAACGCAGTTTTGGTCGCGGTGTCCAGAAACATGAACAGCGCAGCCTCCAGGCTGCGCTGTTGGTAAGACGTGCGGGGAACGGCCAGGAACTCGTCTGCCAGAATGCGGACGCGCTCTCTCAGAAGCTGTGACGTAGACACTCACAGATTTTCTCCGCTGGGAGCGCTTCGCCGTCCTTATACAGGTGCAACTCCTGAGTAGAAGTGCCAATTCAAACCCTGGCAGAAAGTAATGAAATTGAAAAGTTCGTAGCCTTATGATCTGTTCCAGATTGACATTCGTTCAACCAAGAACATCATAAGAGGGTCGGACATGAAACTATTCAACCAAGGAATTCTGTCTCTTGTTGCCATTGGTTCTCTCGCGGGCAGTTCCTCGGCACAGGACTTCTGGTCTCTCTATATCCAGACAGGTGCCGACGCTCTCCAGAAACAACTGGCACAGCCGCAGAGCCTGCCGAGACCAACTCAGTGGAGCGACCTGGGACTGGGGCGAGGGACGCTATCTGCCCCAATGGTGCTGTACTCCAAAAATCCAGACGTGCTCTATATCCGCGCCCCTGCTCCACTTGAGGTGACTTACACCACGCCGTTGCTCTGGCATGATCAAAAGGTTGCTGCCGTGGCTTTCGCGGGCGTTTTTCAGCATCGTCCAAAAGGAGATTTTTCTCCAGAAGCCAACCCATTCATCCTCTGTCCGGATGTCGTGGTGAATACCCAAACCGTCTACATGTCGCTGGATGTCTGGCTGAAGGCTGCTCAAGCGTTTGATCCCACTGTTCGGTATGAATTGAAGTCTGATCCTATGAGGCTTCGTATTTACTATACAGAGGATGGGGCATCGTATTTTCGAGATCTCAGTAGCAGCAGCGAACTAGGCTACGTCAGGCAGAATCCGGTCGAAGATTGTTACGCCAGCACAAGTGTGCAGGCCAATCGCGGAAGAGGAAGTTTCTCCCGGTCATCAAGCTTGCGGCAAACCGCAAAGCAGATCCTGGGGAGAACTCGAGAGCCTCTAGACGCAAACGATACGATTGCCGTGGATGGTTCACTTTTTATTCGCTATAACCCTGAAGGTTATTCAAATGACGAAAAATCCTTAAGGAAGACCCTCGAATTATTGGGCGATGAGCTCCCTCACGAGACGTACCAGATAGCTGGACAACGTGCAGTCAAGTGGGTCATCCAAGGCAACAAAATATATCTTAATATGATTTGGGCGGGGCAAGTACCTGTAAGTCCAGAAGTAAAGTTTATTGACGGCGCTTTCTACTATGAAGATGCACTAACGGACTTACCGAAAGACTGGAAAAGCGCTGGGTATGTCCTCCCAACTCCAGATCCAGACGACTCATTTCGGCTTTCGGATCTCGCCGCCCAGTGGGCATCTCGCGAAGATGCGTATACGAAGAACCTATGGCAGGAAGCGTTAAATGGCGCCATCATTGTGGACAGTGCGCTCTACTTCAGCGCCGAGGTCACAGTTCCGACCCTCCAGCTACGCTTTGAAGGGGAACAACTTGTTCTGAACGGGAAACCCATTGTCACTCGACCTCCTGAAATGCGAGTGATTGACGGTGCGCGCTACCTCTCCGCCAGCCTGCTGAATCGACTTGGCGGAGGCCTTGCCTACGATGAAGGCTCAACCACGCTCACCCTGAATCATTCTTCCGGAAGAGTGGTCGTTCGTCTGTCTGTGTCGGGCATGAAGCGGTATACAGCCGCCGCACTGGCGCAACGCGATCAGACTGCACAAGAGGCGGCTCAATTGGTCAAAAACCAAGCAGAAGTCAAAGCCAAACTTCTGGAGTACCTGACCACCATCAGCAACCGGCGGATGGACGGACAGGAACCGGCCGTCCTCGTTGACGGCAACCTGTACATCCTTGCTCCTCGCGCTTGGCCTTCCTCAACACGCTCCATCACCCCATTCACACCAGTACAAGGCGCCACGACGCAGCCGGTCAGTTGGAGAAACCAGACGTACATCAGTCTGGAACTTCTCAAGGCATACGGCCTCGAAGGAAAACTGGATGGCAGCACTTTGACTTTGTCACACCCAGCGACCCGGACCAGCATAGAAATCAAATTCGACAAACGCGGCCTCAGACCCCTGAGCTTGGCGCTGTTGCAGAAGCTCTGGCAAGCAGAAAGAAGCGCACCGATTGTCTTCGGTGTTGTTCCTAAGTACCTGCGCGACTTCTATTCCGCACTGCTGCTTGACCAAGTGGGTGTCAACACCTACACCATCCGCTCGCCCGGGGCCCCTGCGCGCGTCCTGGTCATGACCTCAAGCAGTGAAGACCGAAAGACACGAAAGTTCTGTTCTCTCAATGGGACCGGAAGCGCGGTGGTCAACGTGACCCGAACCAACTCGGGCCAGTATCTGAGGGTTGAAGGGGCGTCCAATACAGGTCCGTTCTATCTTCCGGTCAGTGACGTTCAGGGAGAGTGGAACCAAGCTATTCCCGATTGCCTTTCGAGCACATTTTGAACAGGAGGTCTCGCGGAATGACCAGGACGCGAGCCGACCGATCACTCGTCAAACGAGATGACTGACTTACCTGCTCGAACCACCCAGCGGTCCCGGCTCACCCTGGTGTTGGCGGAGCGGCTGCGCCGCGAGCGTGAACGGCAGGACGCAGCGTCTCAGCAGGCGCTCCACGAACAGGCACAGCGCAAACGACAGCGTGAGGCAGAGGAACGCGCCGGTGCCGTCGCACGCCGGGTGGCGGAGGTTCGCGGCGCACCCCGCGCGGCGGACGTGCTCTGGGCCCGGACGGACCCCTCGCCACATGTGCGCGCGGCGTTGGCCCAGCGGCCCGATGTGCCGCTCGCCGTTCTTGATCACTTTGCAACGCAGCGAAGTGACGTGGTGGTGCAAGCGGTCGCGGGTCATCCACACGTCCCGGCGTTGACACTGCGGAAGATCGTGGTGGGTTCCAGGGGTCTTCTGGCCTTGGCGAACCCGACGCTCAGCCGAGACCTGTTACTCATGCTGGAAGAGCGGTACGTCACTGCGCACGCTGCTGTGATCAGCCATCCCAGCCATCCCTGCCAGAGCGCCAATCCTGCAGAGCAATTCGAGGTGTTTACGCGCGACAACCGGGCGGCGTGGGCGCATCTCCTCGAACGACAACCGCCTGATTTGGCCACTCACCTGCAGGCACTTGCAACCGACAGGTATGAGCTGCGTCTCCTGCTGGCCAGGGTCAGCCCATTCGAAACCGTTCAACGCAAACTGGCGTCCCACCACCAAGCCTTTGACCTGGCTTTGGCCACCAACCCCAGGCTGGCCGACGGCATGTGGACGCGGCTGGCCGCCCGAGGTGCCGATGTCCAGTGCATCCTGGCGGAGCATCCCCGGCTGCCCGACTGGCTGGCCCTGTCCTTCGCCTATGACCCGGTGGTTCGGGTGCGTCTGCGCGTGGCCGCTCGGGCACATCTGCCACCCGACGTGAGCGAGGTGCTGATGCGTGACAGCCGGTTGTCGGTGCGTGTGACCTTGGCTCGATCCACGACTTCGCCGGCGGTGATTGACGACTTGACCCGCACGAGCACGACAGTCCGGGAAGCCTTAACGGACCGTGCCACGGTCACACAGGAGGTCATGGGTCACCTGGCCCGGCATGACCTGGATCTCCGCCGCCTCTATCCAAAGGTGATTGGCGAGGGCCCGTGGATTGACATCTGGTTGGACCGTCACCTCTCACCCGACGGCGCCGCGCTCACCAAAGAAAGCGCCCGTCTGCTGTGGGCGCTCCTGACGTACGCGCCCCTCACACCCAGGCAACTTCACCGCTGTGTGGCATCGTTCGTCGCCTGGCGCGGCCGCCATCCCATCTCGCCGTGGCCGACAGGCGCGCTGCCAAACGGCTACGACGGCCTGCGCAACCGTCCGCAGTGGTGGACCGCTGTCGACGACGGCCCACTGCGGTTGAAAGCCATGTTTCTGATGGGACTGGAGGATCACCTTCCAGACGAAGAAAGGGCCTTTTGCCAGAAGGTTCGTTTCCTCGGTCAGCGTGGGCATGCCTCCGTTCCCCTGTCCGTCTTCGGCGCAGATTTCATTGAGGACACTCAGCGGGCCATCGCCCGGGATGATGCCTGGACCGCCGGCTGGCTGGGCTGCCTGAACGACGAGGCTGCCGACCTGGTTCGCGGCCGAATGGATGACACTTGGGCCGATGCACTGGTTACGTTGTCCCCTTGGCCCATTGAGCAGGTCCCCGCAACGATTCAGACCCCGCTGTGCCAAGGTCACCGGGTCGCTGCCGCAGCGAATATGGAGACGATTCAAGCGATTCTCTCGGCGTACACAGTGCGGCGCGACATTCCGGAAGAAGTCGTCCTGGCCATCGGTGAGCGGGATGATCTGCCAGATCTGTTCCGGTGGCCATTCCGAGACGTCTGGTGGTTCGATTCGGTGGACGATATCGGCCGTCGCCTCAAAGCCCGTGCGCCAGAGGCGCTGATGACGGACATGGTCGCCTGGGGATATGACGGTCAGGCCATCGCTCAGACGCTGGCGGATCTCGCCGCATGGCCCGAGAAAACACCCTGACGGCGTGCGTAACGTGACCCCAGGGCGGCGCCTCATGCCTCCAGCCACACGTGCCGGCGACGAACGCGGCACAGGCGCGCTGCGTCTGCCTCCTCGCGCTGGTCTCGATTGCGCGCGGATCGTCGCACCTTATTCCTGACGAACGTCTGTCAAGCGCCCGTCGGAGGCCGGACGGCCACAGACCTGTGCTGATGGGGCAGCGCCAAGTCGGTAGACTCGCCGCATTGGTGTATCAACACGCTGACCTGATGGCCTCAGCGCCAGCTCGCCCACGCCGTGACACAGCCGACAGGTCCATGCGCCCGTCCTCAGGAGGTTTCCTTTGCGCGTCCTCACCTACCGTCACCTGGACGCCACCGGCGTCGAACCGTCATTCGAGAAAGTGCACGCCGCGCTGAGCCGCGGTGATTTCGCCAGTGCCGACGTCAAGAAGCTCGTCGGCGCGCCGTACTACCGCGCGAAACTGAACGACACGCACCGGCTTTTGCTGACCTTCGCGCAGGTTGAGGGTGAGACCGTCTGCCTGCTGCTCGAAGTGATTCCCTTCCACCGCTACGAGAAGTCCCGGTTTCTGCGCGGCGCCCGGTGGCACGAAGACGGCATCGTGGTCACCCCCCAGACGGCCGCCCCTGCGCAGACGCTGCGGTACGTGCACCCGACCCGCCCCGCCTTCCATGTGCTGGACAAACCGCTGTCGTTTGATGACGCGCAGGAGACCATCTATCGCGCGCCGCTGCCACTGATGCTGCTGGGCGCGGCGGGCAGCGGCAAGACCGCCCTCGCGCTGGAAAAAGTGCGCGTTCTGCCTGGCCGTGTCCTGTATGTCACCCTCAGCGCCCACCTGGCCCGTCAGGCCGAAGCGCTCTTTGCCCAGGGCGGCCCGGCAGCGGACCAGGACGTGACCTTCCACGCCCTGTCAGAGGTGCTGGACATCCTGCGCGTTCAGGAGGGCAGCCCCTTGACGTTCGCGGCGTTCCAGACGTGGTTCGCGCGGCTCAGGCCCCGCCCGGAGTTCACGGACGCCCACGCGCTGTACGAAGAGATTCGCGGGGTGATCACCAGCCGACCGGAAGGCCCATTGACGCTGGACGCGTACCGTGCACTGGGGGTTCGCCAGTCGCTCTATGCGCCGGACACCCGTGACGCAGCGTACGCGCTGTACGAGCGAGCGGCGGCCTGGATGGCAGCGCACAACCTGATGGACCCGAACCGCGCGGCGCAGGCCCGCTTGGCCCTGGCCGAGCCGACGTACGACGCGCTGGTGGTGGATGAAGTGCAGGACATGACGCCTGTTCAGCTTGAGCTGCTGCTGCGCCTGGTCAAGCATCCGGATGCGTTTTTGCTGTGCGGCGACGCGCACCAGGTGGTGCACCCGAATTTCTTCTCCTGGGCCGGTGTGCGGGAGTTGTTCTGGACGCGTGGCCTGCAGCACGTGACCCTGAACGTCCTGGACAGCAACTTTCGCAACGCGCGGGACATCACCCGCGTGGCCAACCGGATCCTCAGCCTGAAGCACGTCCGGTTCGGGAGTGTCGACCGGGAAAGCACGGCGCTGATCACTGCCGCCTCGACCACCGACGGTCAGGTTCGCGTGGTCCCGCACACGCCCCATGAGTTGCACTCCTTGAACGAGGCGGTGCGCCGCAACGCCCGGTTCGCTGTGATCGTGCTGCGCGACGAGGACAAAGCGGCCGCCCGGTGTCACCTGCACACCCCGCTGGTGTTCAGCGTGCAGGAGGTCAAAGGCCTGGAGTACGACGGCGTCATCCTGTACAACCTGATCGGCTCGCACCGCCGGCTGTACACCGACCTTGCCGGTGACGTGCGCCCGGCGGACCTTGAGCTGGACGCCTTGCCGTACCGCCGCGCGGGGGACAAGGGGGACAAGTCGCTGGATCAGGCGAAGTTCTACGTGAACGCGCTGTACGTGGCCTTGACCCGCGCGGTGCAGCAGGTGGTGCTGGTGGAGGACGATCCGGCGCACCCGTTGCTGCGCCTGCTGGACGTTCAGGCTGGGGCGGTTGAGGTGGAGACGCGGGTGTCCAGTGCGCAGGAGTGGGTGGCTGAGGCGCAGCGCCTGCAGGCGCAGGGGAAGGCGGAGCAGGCGCAGGCGATCTTGCAGGACGTGCTGCAGTACAAGCCCGTTCCGTGGAAGGTGATCACAGCCGCAACGCTGGATCA of the Deinococcus arcticus genome contains:
- a CDS encoding AAA family ATPase produces the protein MRVLTYRHLDATGVEPSFEKVHAALSRGDFASADVKKLVGAPYYRAKLNDTHRLLLTFAQVEGETVCLLLEVIPFHRYEKSRFLRGARWHEDGIVVTPQTAAPAQTLRYVHPTRPAFHVLDKPLSFDDAQETIYRAPLPLMLLGAAGSGKTALALEKVRVLPGRVLYVTLSAHLARQAEALFAQGGPAADQDVTFHALSEVLDILRVQEGSPLTFAAFQTWFARLRPRPEFTDAHALYEEIRGVITSRPEGPLTLDAYRALGVRQSLYAPDTRDAAYALYERAAAWMAAHNLMDPNRAAQARLALAEPTYDALVVDEVQDMTPVQLELLLRLVKHPDAFLLCGDAHQVVHPNFFSWAGVRELFWTRGLQHVTLNVLDSNFRNARDITRVANRILSLKHVRFGSVDRESTALITAASTTDGQVRVVPHTPHELHSLNEAVRRNARFAVIVLRDEDKAAARCHLHTPLVFSVQEVKGLEYDGVILYNLIGSHRRLYTDLAGDVRPADLELDALPYRRAGDKGDKSLDQAKFYVNALYVALTRAVQQVVLVEDDPAHPLLRLLDVQAGAVEVETRVSSAQEWVAEAQRLQAQGKAEQAQAILQDVLQYKPVPWKVITAATLDHLAASVLYDEPSTQQQQRTLFEGALWQHHTGDVKRLYSAVAYGPAKKPAQSADGRVKAWLDLLDRETAEHRRKNTKWVHHACDTYGLEHPNRFGATPLMLAGLAGNISLVRELLERGADPAATDDCGLTPVMHVLRRAALDGTYRRGAFAAVFDLLAPAHLDVQVEGRLLRLSRAQGEYHVLLRMLSRVRNLNFGREDEAEGFTAADLIFTDVPDHAAQLGQTQTYVSGVLARAEVDSTYRPARRLWQRMMHGAYLPNPELFLRTPSPSGPVWRSLFDTMGLIYADLPDEYSDEVRLPQVRELAAARPPGAPLIRIQPEPGDEQTKMPNGLMDRYYVGGTGTWVMATLFQQLDGLDPAVLRESWRRGDDGLSLPRILRRLVMTRLIVQDDTGRLHALMDEGAFVFVSGALRVLSDAALDVLFAWQNWRVVDAPEAALQELRDAGFAAVVAEARRGDPLPDYLRGPVLSYRHRRNIVTGPGRERVRADVLRALQDAETVEPYGQPVVVAFEDGIFFQFAPGDEAGLLLGEIVGVHALGDGGVPSEAYQQRLAAASWTAEWDRDEMNHARTWALADVSLEAIVDETMELVFDLYGFGEQMATITVVP
- a CDS encoding transposase: MSTSQLLRERVRILADEFLAVPRTSYQQRSLEAALFMFLDTATKTALHRAELVSKSALSRLLNEYTWDTSQAWTILQQAQWDALHLAAKGKHRPLLRLSVDLTSIEKKGSTLPFVRVYNDVHGIHLVVLFAEYGAVKFPVGYRVYKGKGTATPVTLARHLLQTVPKATRRRFRIRVLADSGFEAAVFLDEVRQLGFEFVVGVRSTRRTMHPGEVTVADCPHGGYLELKNWPYDMVVLGRIQRGDRTFHAISSELMEGDEVVAEGKARWNEESFFKEGKHQFGLAQFALRTEVGLDRWVLLVFLAWTLAILHREAGMTLEACAALAVIMVMPLVYLNRLLKTFGKNVDFLAQHGYSLHYARCNS